A genome region from Apus apus isolate bApuApu2 chromosome 2, bApuApu2.pri.cur, whole genome shotgun sequence includes the following:
- the ZBTB14 gene encoding zinc finger and BTB domain-containing protein 14 isoform X3 — MEFFISMSETIKYNDDDHKTVFLKTLNEQRLEGEFCDIAIVVEDVKFRAHRCVLAACSTYFKKLFKKLEVDSSSVIEIDFLRSDIFEEVLNYMYTAKISVKKEDVNLMMSSGQILGIRFLDKLCSQKRDVSSPEENTQSKSKYCLKINRPMGEPNDTQDDEVEEIGDHDDSPSDVTVEGTPPSQEDGKSPTTTLRVQEAILKELGSEEVRKVNCYGQEVEPMETTESKDLGSQTPQPLTFNDGISEVKDEQTPGWTTAAGDMKFEYLLYGHREHIVCQACGKTFTDEARLRKHEKLHTADRPFVCEMCTKGFTTQAHLKEHLKIHTGYKPYSCEGSSPADALFHPVWNTSYDADIEISLIFLAAENLCIAVLLEYSWKGDYFQMILPETLRCLPAKCKC, encoded by the exons ATG GAGTTTTTCATCAGTATGTCTGAAACCATTAAATATAATGACGACGATCACAAAACTGTGTTCctgaaaacattaaatgaaCAGCGTTTAGAAGGAGAGTTTTGTGACATAGCTATTGTGGTTGAAGATGTTAAATTCAGAGCACACAGGTGTGTGCTTGCTGCCTGCAGTACTTActtcaaaaagcttttcaaaaaacTGGAAGTTGATAGTTCATCAGTAATAGAAATAGATTTTCTTCGTTCTGATATTTTTGAGGAAGTTCTCAATTACATGTATACTGCAAAGATTTCTGTTAAGAAAGAGGATGTAAATTTGATGATGTCTTCAGGCCAGATTCTTGGTATTCGATTTCTGGATAAACTCTGCTCTCAAAAGCGTGATGTGTCTAGTCctgaagaaaacacacagtCCAAGAGCAAGTACTGTCTAAAAATAAACCGTCCCATGGGGGAACCTAATGATACCCAAGATGATGAGGTGGAAGAAATTGGAGATCATGATGATAGTCCATCAGATGTGACAGTGGAAGGAACTCCCCCAAGTCAGGAAGATGGAAAATCGCCTACCACCACCCTGAGAGTGCAAGAGGCAATTCTAAAAGAGTTGGGAAGTGAAGAGGTTCGAAAAGTGAACTGCTATGGCCAAGAAGTAGAGCCTATGGAAACAACTGAATCAAAAGACTTAGGATCTCAGACCCCTCAGCCTTTGACATTTAATGATGGCATAAGTGAAGTGAAAGATGAACAGACGCCAGGCTGGACCACAGCAGCTGGGGATATGAAGTTTGAGTATTTGCTTTATGGTCACAGGGAACATATTGTATGTCAGGCTTGTGGTAAGACGTTTACTGATGAAGCACGAttgagaaaacatgaaaaactaCACACTGCTGATAGACCATTTGTTTGTGAAATGTGTACAAAGGGCTTTACCACGCAAGCTCATTTGAAAGAGCACCTGAAAATACACACAGGTTACAAGCCTTACAGTTGCGAG GGATCATCACCGGCTGATGCTTTGTTTCATCCAGTATGGAATACTTCATATGATGCAGACATCGAAATCA GTCTCATCTTTTTGGCTGCTGAAAACCTGTGCATTGCTGTTCTTTTGGAGTATTCGTGGAAAG GTGATTACTTCCAAATGATTCTTCCAGAAACACTCAGATGCCTACCtgcaaaatgtaaatgttaa
- the ZBTB14 gene encoding zinc finger and BTB domain-containing protein 14 isoform X2, translated as MEFFISMSETIKYNDDDHKTVFLKTLNEQRLEGEFCDIAIVVEDVKFRAHRCVLAACSTYFKKLFKKLEVDSSSVIEIDFLRSDIFEEVLNYMYTAKISVKKEDVNLMMSSGQILGIRFLDKLCSQKRDVSSPEENTQSKSKYCLKINRPMGEPNDTQDDEVEEIGDHDDSPSDVTVEGTPPSQEDGKSPTTTLRVQEAILKELGSEEVRKVNCYGQEVEPMETTESKDLGSQTPQPLTFNDGISEVKDEQTPGWTTAAGDMKFEYLLYGHREHIVCQACGKTFTDEARLRKHEKLHTADRPFVCEMCTKGFTTQAHLKEHLKIHTGYKPYSCEGSSPADALFHPVWNTSYDADIEISLIFLAAENLCIAVLLEYSWKGNWLSIYFLCQENGTSTGLDFFYFPFCVYSLHLSVRGILITEEVIILIQL; from the exons ATG GAGTTTTTCATCAGTATGTCTGAAACCATTAAATATAATGACGACGATCACAAAACTGTGTTCctgaaaacattaaatgaaCAGCGTTTAGAAGGAGAGTTTTGTGACATAGCTATTGTGGTTGAAGATGTTAAATTCAGAGCACACAGGTGTGTGCTTGCTGCCTGCAGTACTTActtcaaaaagcttttcaaaaaacTGGAAGTTGATAGTTCATCAGTAATAGAAATAGATTTTCTTCGTTCTGATATTTTTGAGGAAGTTCTCAATTACATGTATACTGCAAAGATTTCTGTTAAGAAAGAGGATGTAAATTTGATGATGTCTTCAGGCCAGATTCTTGGTATTCGATTTCTGGATAAACTCTGCTCTCAAAAGCGTGATGTGTCTAGTCctgaagaaaacacacagtCCAAGAGCAAGTACTGTCTAAAAATAAACCGTCCCATGGGGGAACCTAATGATACCCAAGATGATGAGGTGGAAGAAATTGGAGATCATGATGATAGTCCATCAGATGTGACAGTGGAAGGAACTCCCCCAAGTCAGGAAGATGGAAAATCGCCTACCACCACCCTGAGAGTGCAAGAGGCAATTCTAAAAGAGTTGGGAAGTGAAGAGGTTCGAAAAGTGAACTGCTATGGCCAAGAAGTAGAGCCTATGGAAACAACTGAATCAAAAGACTTAGGATCTCAGACCCCTCAGCCTTTGACATTTAATGATGGCATAAGTGAAGTGAAAGATGAACAGACGCCAGGCTGGACCACAGCAGCTGGGGATATGAAGTTTGAGTATTTGCTTTATGGTCACAGGGAACATATTGTATGTCAGGCTTGTGGTAAGACGTTTACTGATGAAGCACGAttgagaaaacatgaaaaactaCACACTGCTGATAGACCATTTGTTTGTGAAATGTGTACAAAGGGCTTTACCACGCAAGCTCATTTGAAAGAGCACCTGAAAATACACACAGGTTACAAGCCTTACAGTTGCGAG GGATCATCACCGGCTGATGCTTTGTTTCATCCAGTATGGAATACTTCATATGATGCAGACATCGAAATCA GTCTCATCTTTTTGGCTGCTGAAAACCTGTGCATTGCTGTTCTTTTGGAGTATTCGTGGAAAGGTAACTGGCTTTCCATTTACTTCCTTTGTCAGGAAAATGGTACTTCTactggtttggattttttttattttcccttctgtgtCTATTCCCTACATCTGTCTGTTAGAGGTATATTAATCACAGAGGAAGTAATTATTCTAATCCAACTCTAG
- the ZBTB14 gene encoding zinc finger and BTB domain-containing protein 14 isoform X4 — protein MEFFISMSETIKYNDDDHKTVFLKTLNEQRLEGEFCDIAIVVEDVKFRAHRCVLAACSTYFKKLFKKLEVDSSSVIEIDFLRSDIFEEVLNYMYTAKISVKKEDVNLMMSSGQILGIRFLDKLCSQKRDVSSPEENTQSKSKYCLKINRPMGEPNDTQDDEVEEIGDHDDSPSDVTVEGTPPSQEDGKSPTTTLRVQEAILKELGSEEVRKVNCYGQEVEPMETTESKDLGSQTPQPLTFNDGISEVKDEQTPGWTTAAGDMKFEYLLYGHREHIVCQACGKTFTDEARLRKHEKLHTADRPFVCEMCTKGFTTQAHLKEHLKIHTGYKPYSCEGSSPADALFHPVWNTSYDADIEISELCLKNTEI, from the exons ATG GAGTTTTTCATCAGTATGTCTGAAACCATTAAATATAATGACGACGATCACAAAACTGTGTTCctgaaaacattaaatgaaCAGCGTTTAGAAGGAGAGTTTTGTGACATAGCTATTGTGGTTGAAGATGTTAAATTCAGAGCACACAGGTGTGTGCTTGCTGCCTGCAGTACTTActtcaaaaagcttttcaaaaaacTGGAAGTTGATAGTTCATCAGTAATAGAAATAGATTTTCTTCGTTCTGATATTTTTGAGGAAGTTCTCAATTACATGTATACTGCAAAGATTTCTGTTAAGAAAGAGGATGTAAATTTGATGATGTCTTCAGGCCAGATTCTTGGTATTCGATTTCTGGATAAACTCTGCTCTCAAAAGCGTGATGTGTCTAGTCctgaagaaaacacacagtCCAAGAGCAAGTACTGTCTAAAAATAAACCGTCCCATGGGGGAACCTAATGATACCCAAGATGATGAGGTGGAAGAAATTGGAGATCATGATGATAGTCCATCAGATGTGACAGTGGAAGGAACTCCCCCAAGTCAGGAAGATGGAAAATCGCCTACCACCACCCTGAGAGTGCAAGAGGCAATTCTAAAAGAGTTGGGAAGTGAAGAGGTTCGAAAAGTGAACTGCTATGGCCAAGAAGTAGAGCCTATGGAAACAACTGAATCAAAAGACTTAGGATCTCAGACCCCTCAGCCTTTGACATTTAATGATGGCATAAGTGAAGTGAAAGATGAACAGACGCCAGGCTGGACCACAGCAGCTGGGGATATGAAGTTTGAGTATTTGCTTTATGGTCACAGGGAACATATTGTATGTCAGGCTTGTGGTAAGACGTTTACTGATGAAGCACGAttgagaaaacatgaaaaactaCACACTGCTGATAGACCATTTGTTTGTGAAATGTGTACAAAGGGCTTTACCACGCAAGCTCATTTGAAAGAGCACCTGAAAATACACACAGGTTACAAGCCTTACAGTTGCGAG GGATCATCACCGGCTGATGCTTTGTTTCATCCAGTATGGAATACTTCATATGATGCAGACATCGAAATCAGTGagttatgtttaaaaaacactgagatttaa
- the ZBTB14 gene encoding zinc finger and BTB domain-containing protein 14 isoform X1: MEFFISMSETIKYNDDDHKTVFLKTLNEQRLEGEFCDIAIVVEDVKFRAHRCVLAACSTYFKKLFKKLEVDSSSVIEIDFLRSDIFEEVLNYMYTAKISVKKEDVNLMMSSGQILGIRFLDKLCSQKRDVSSPEENTQSKSKYCLKINRPMGEPNDTQDDEVEEIGDHDDSPSDVTVEGTPPSQEDGKSPTTTLRVQEAILKELGSEEVRKVNCYGQEVEPMETTESKDLGSQTPQPLTFNDGISEVKDEQTPGWTTAAGDMKFEYLLYGHREHIVCQACGKTFTDEARLRKHEKLHTADRPFVCEMCTKGFTTQAHLKEHLKIHTGYKPYSCEVCGKSFIRAPDLKKHERVHSNERPFACHMCDKAFKHKSHLKDHERRHRGEKPFVCSSCTKAFAKASDLKRHENNMHSERKQVTTANSIQSETEQLQAAAMAAEAEQQLETIACN; encoded by the exons ATG GAGTTTTTCATCAGTATGTCTGAAACCATTAAATATAATGACGACGATCACAAAACTGTGTTCctgaaaacattaaatgaaCAGCGTTTAGAAGGAGAGTTTTGTGACATAGCTATTGTGGTTGAAGATGTTAAATTCAGAGCACACAGGTGTGTGCTTGCTGCCTGCAGTACTTActtcaaaaagcttttcaaaaaacTGGAAGTTGATAGTTCATCAGTAATAGAAATAGATTTTCTTCGTTCTGATATTTTTGAGGAAGTTCTCAATTACATGTATACTGCAAAGATTTCTGTTAAGAAAGAGGATGTAAATTTGATGATGTCTTCAGGCCAGATTCTTGGTATTCGATTTCTGGATAAACTCTGCTCTCAAAAGCGTGATGTGTCTAGTCctgaagaaaacacacagtCCAAGAGCAAGTACTGTCTAAAAATAAACCGTCCCATGGGGGAACCTAATGATACCCAAGATGATGAGGTGGAAGAAATTGGAGATCATGATGATAGTCCATCAGATGTGACAGTGGAAGGAACTCCCCCAAGTCAGGAAGATGGAAAATCGCCTACCACCACCCTGAGAGTGCAAGAGGCAATTCTAAAAGAGTTGGGAAGTGAAGAGGTTCGAAAAGTGAACTGCTATGGCCAAGAAGTAGAGCCTATGGAAACAACTGAATCAAAAGACTTAGGATCTCAGACCCCTCAGCCTTTGACATTTAATGATGGCATAAGTGAAGTGAAAGATGAACAGACGCCAGGCTGGACCACAGCAGCTGGGGATATGAAGTTTGAGTATTTGCTTTATGGTCACAGGGAACATATTGTATGTCAGGCTTGTGGTAAGACGTTTACTGATGAAGCACGAttgagaaaacatgaaaaactaCACACTGCTGATAGACCATTTGTTTGTGAAATGTGTACAAAGGGCTTTACCACGCAAGCTCATTTGAAAGAGCACCTGAAAATACACACAGGTTACAAGCCTTACAGTTGCGAGGTATGTGGCAAGTCTTTTATTCGTGCACCAGATCTAAAAAAGCATGAGAGAGTTCACAGTAATGAGAGGCCATTTGCATGCCATATGTGTGATAAAGCTTTCAAGCACAAGTCCCACCTTAAAGACCATGAAAGAAGACACCGAGGAGAGAAACCTTTTGTCTGCAGTTCCTGCACTAAAGCCTTTGCTAAAGCATCTGATTTAAAAAGGCATGAGAACAATATgcacagtgaaagaaaacaagttacTACAGCCAATTCTATCCAGAGTGAAACAGAACAGTTACAGGCAGCAGCTATGGCTGctgaagcagagcagcaacTAGAAACTATAGCTTGCAATTAA
- the AKAIN1 gene encoding A-kinase anchor protein inhibitor 1 has product MVFAPGEKPGTEQDEVKLQNASKQIVQTVILLAVQQVSQESQQKEKRTNSSMSLQLERGKLTKKHEKK; this is encoded by the exons ATGGTGTTCGCTCCAG GTGAGAAGCCAGGGACGGAGCAAGATGAAGTTAAGCTGCAGAATGCCAGCAAGCAGATTGTGCAGACTGTTATCCTCCTAGCAGTACAGCAAGTTTCCCAGGAAAGCCAGCAAAAGGAGAAGCGGACAAACAGCAGCATGAGCCTCCagctggaaagaggaaaattaaccaagaagcatgaaaaaaagtaa